The Candidatus Saccharimonadales bacterium nucleotide sequence GAAGACCGCGAAGGCCGGTGTCTCGCTGTCCAAGCGCGACCTGGCCGGCATCCGTGCCCAGGCCGTTCTGGTGCTGGACCACTCCGGCTCCATGGCCCCCGACTACCGGGACGGCACGGTGCAGCAGCTGGTCGAGCGGGCCCTCGGGTTCGCCCTCCAGATCGACGTCGACGGTGAGATCCCCGTGATCCCGTTCGACAGCCGCGTCAAGAAGACGGTGAACGTCAACCTGGCCAACTACCAGAACGTCGTGAACCGCGAGATCTACCGCCCCCGCGACATGGGTGGCACCAACCTCGCGGCGGCCCTCGAGACCGTCAAGCGGATGGCCGAGGAGTCGGACGCACCGCTGTTCGTCATCGTCGTCACCGACGGCGAGCCGAACGACCGTTCGAGCACCACGAAGGTGGTGTGCGAGCTCTCGCGGTACGCCGCGTTCCTGAAGTTCCTGGCCGTCCAGCCCGTGCGGTACCTGGACGAGCTGGACGACCTGCCCAACAGCAAGCGGCTGCTGGACAACGTCGACAGCAAGCCGAACAAGGACAACCCGATCGACCTGCGCACCTGCTCCGACCTGGTCTTCGCCGACGCGATGGCCGACGAGTGGGACTCCTGGATCCGGGAGGCCACGAACAAGGGCGTGCTGGTCTGACCAGTATTCCGTAGGAGCCGGCTCGCCGGCTGAGCGTTGATCGTTAACGTCTCCCGTTCGGGAGCTATCGCACATTCGTGCTGATAGCTCCCGAACGGACTACTACAATTTTTGACCTGATATAGATCGATAAATAGCGAAATTCTCAAGACGCTGGCACACGCCGTGCTTCAGCGAGATCATCTTCGAGCCGAGTGGAGCGTCATCCCCTATTGCTTTTTATATAAATTAGTGATATAATATTAAAGATATCCCCGCGACATCCTGTCGCGCTGGATTAATCGCAAACCATTGGAGGTGGTTAATGTGACGACGAAGTCGTCCCCCAGTCTGGTGCGGTCCTTCTGGTTCCCGGCGACACTGACGGTGCTGATCTTGGCATTCGTCGGTATTCTGTCGGGCGTGGCCGCGCTGTTCATCTGCTTCGTGCTGGTGATCCTGGAGGTGACATTCTCGTTCGACAACGCCGTGGTGAATGCCAAGGTGCTGGAGCACATGTCGCCGTTCTGGCAGAAGCTGTTCCTCACCGTGGGTATCTTCATCGCGGTGTTCGTGGTCCGGTTCGCGCTGCCAATCTTCATCGTGCAGCTCACGACCGGCCTCGGATTCCTGGAGGTGGCCGACCTGGCCATCACCGATCCGGCGCAGTACGGCCGTGAACTGACGGCCGCGGGCCCGATGATCGAAGCCTTCGGCGGGACGTTCCTGCTGATGATCGCCCTGTCGTACTTCTTCGACAACGAGAAGGACATCCACTGGCTCCCGTTCGAACGGCAGCTGGCGGCGGTAGGACGGTTCGACAACATCGGCATCGGCGTGATGCTGGCAGCCGCGGTGGCAATCTACTTCACCGTGAGCCCCGACGAGCGCAGCGTGGTGTTCGTGGCGGCCGTCCTCGGCCTACTGCTCCACATCGTGCTCGACCTGTTCGACTCGTTCTTCGAGAAGGAGCTCGAGGAGGACGAGCACGGCGGCGTCAAGGTCAAGGTGGGCATGGCAGCCTTCTCCAGCTTCCTCTACCTCGAGGTGCTGGACGCGAGCTTCAGCTTCGACGGCGTGATCGGTGCGTTCGCCATCACGATCAGCGTTCTGCTGATCGTGGCGGGCCTGGCAGCGGGTGCGGTCTGGGTGCGGTCCATGACCGTCCACCTGGTGCGCACCAAGACCCTGGGGAAGTTCGCCTACCTGGAGAACGGTGCATTCTGGGCCATCCTGGCTCTCGGCGTGGTCATGCTGCTCAAGCTGTACCACATCGAACTGCCGGAGGTCGTCACCGGTTCGATCGGTCTCACGTTCATCGGCGCCAGCGTCTGGTGGTCGGTGCGTGAGGCGAAGAAGCACAAGAAAAACGGCGAGCGCGAGCTCATCACCGTCTGATCCCTACCGCCCTCCGATGGGAAAAACGGCCTTTCAGCCGTTGCCCCGCCTCTTTTTCACCGAGGCGGGGCCCCATCCCCTGATTAAATATAGGTTTAACGGTTTAACCAACGTAAACATTTAAATGTATATTTAATTGTTCGGAATCATCCCTAATAGTTGCAATGGGCTGCTGGCAAAAGTAGCCCTATATTAGGCTTCTCAGCACAAGCAAGCATTAAAAGAGCGGCGAGAGCATATACGCGTAAGACATTCGTCTCTATCGTATATACTCTTGCCGCCACGTGGTGACCCATATCCAAATTTCTTTGGCTCGATAGTCTC carries:
- a CDS encoding VWA domain-containing protein; this encodes MFGNNLTPAKPVSLTKDPTGAPAVSLEKVEAQGGVDLAKKTAKAGVSLSKRDLAGIRAQAVLVLDHSGSMAPDYRDGTVQQLVERALGFALQIDVDGEIPVIPFDSRVKKTVNVNLANYQNVVNREIYRPRDMGGTNLAAALETVKRMAEESDAPLFVIVVTDGEPNDRSSTTKVVCELSRYAAFLKFLAVQPVRYLDELDDLPNSKRLLDNVDSKPNKDNPIDLRTCSDLVFADAMADEWDSWIREATNKGVLV
- a CDS encoding DUF475 domain-containing protein; translation: MTTKSSPSLVRSFWFPATLTVLILAFVGILSGVAALFICFVLVILEVTFSFDNAVVNAKVLEHMSPFWQKLFLTVGIFIAVFVVRFALPIFIVQLTTGLGFLEVADLAITDPAQYGRELTAAGPMIEAFGGTFLLMIALSYFFDNEKDIHWLPFERQLAAVGRFDNIGIGVMLAAAVAIYFTVSPDERSVVFVAAVLGLLLHIVLDLFDSFFEKELEEDEHGGVKVKVGMAAFSSFLYLEVLDASFSFDGVIGAFAITISVLLIVAGLAAGAVWVRSMTVHLVRTKTLGKFAYLENGAFWAILALGVVMLLKLYHIELPEVVTGSIGLTFIGASVWWSVREAKKHKKNGERELITV